A stretch of [Clostridium] scindens DNA encodes these proteins:
- a CDS encoding ABC transporter permease, which produces MTVFKGFMTITKRNLNILFLYISIFLAICFAIQKMDVQNTAKSYSMESLDIAVIDRDGGELAKGMASYLEQYHTIKDMPDDKSVIQDRLFYREINYVVTIPKDFESRCLNGTETLPVIKVPGSTTGYYVDQQIDTFLNNVRVLTASGFSLPEAIAEVKENAKEPADITLIDKNGHGGQRTMYSFMYQYMPYILLSILCYSLTYIMIAFNKPDVKRRMLCSAVSGKRQNAQLILGYAVIGLAVWGVCTMLPVLMYGKEFLKDPHLPHYLFNSFLMMLVSLSIAFLVGSMVRKEEMISAVVNVVSLGLSFISGVLVSLEVLSKGIKTVARFLPIYWYETGNNLIANNHTFSSTQLKSLYTGYVIQILFALAFLFIALVIIHNRQQSAN; this is translated from the coding sequence ATGACAGTATTTAAAGGTTTTATGACCATCACCAAACGCAATCTTAATATTTTATTCCTGTATATCTCCATCTTTCTGGCCATATGCTTTGCCATCCAGAAGATGGATGTCCAGAACACCGCCAAGTCCTACAGCATGGAAAGCCTGGATATCGCGGTCATCGACCGGGACGGCGGGGAACTGGCTAAGGGAATGGCCTCCTACCTGGAACAGTACCATACCATTAAAGATATGCCCGATGACAAGTCGGTCATCCAGGACCGCCTCTTCTACCGGGAAATCAATTATGTAGTAACGATCCCGAAGGATTTTGAAAGCAGATGCCTGAATGGAACAGAGACGCTTCCCGTTATCAAGGTCCCCGGGAGCACTACCGGCTACTATGTAGACCAGCAGATCGACACCTTCCTGAATAACGTGCGGGTCCTGACTGCCAGCGGATTCTCTCTCCCCGAAGCCATTGCCGAAGTGAAGGAGAATGCAAAGGAGCCGGCGGACATAACGCTCATCGACAAGAATGGGCATGGAGGCCAACGGACCATGTACTCTTTCATGTACCAGTATATGCCCTATATCCTCCTGTCCATCCTGTGCTATTCCTTGACCTATATCATGATCGCCTTTAATAAGCCGGATGTCAAAAGGCGGATGCTGTGTTCCGCCGTGTCCGGCAAACGGCAGAACGCTCAGCTGATATTAGGCTATGCAGTCATTGGCCTTGCAGTCTGGGGGGTGTGCACTATGCTGCCGGTCCTCATGTATGGAAAGGAATTTTTAAAGGATCCGCACCTGCCCCACTATCTGTTCAACAGCTTCCTGATGATGCTGGTATCCCTTTCGATCGCATTCCTGGTGGGAAGCATGGTACGCAAGGAAGAGATGATCAGCGCAGTGGTCAACGTGGTCTCTCTTGGCCTGTCCTTTATCAGCGGGGTTCTGGTAAGCCTGGAGGTTTTAAGCAAAGGAATCAAGACCGTTGCACGCTTCCTTCCGATCTATTGGTATGAGACCGGCAACAACTTGATCGCCAACAACCACACGTTCAGCAGCACCCAGCTGAAATCCCTGTATACAGGGTACGTCATCCAGATTCTGTTCGCCCTGGCATTCTTATTCATAGCCTTGGTGATCATTCACAACCGGCAGCAAAGCGCGAATTAG
- the glgX gene encoding glycogen debranching protein GlgX gives MNSEQDKTMELLTATTPLDMEIQHMEPLDRVNGFDVRPGFYMFDGATPIPKGVCFTVQSQGAASCELLLYHRKESEPYAVIPFPDNYKIGNVYSMVVFGLNVEEFEYAYRLDGPYNPKEGLLFDKKNILLDPYAKAVTGQSTWGRKVSDDGYRARVVRNNFYWGTEVWPKIPMEELVIYEMHVRGFTMMDPGVSAPGTFEGIRQKIPYLKDLGVNAIELMPIFEFDELSDRRVVDGRELLNYWGYNSVSFFAPNTSYASAVEYNREGTELKQLVKSLHENGIEVILDVVFNHTAEGNENGPFISFKGFDNNIYYLLTPDGYYYNFSGCGNTMNCNHPVVQRMIIDCLRYWVTTYRIDGFRFDLASILGRNEDGTPMRKPPLLQALAQDAILADTKLIAEAWDAGGLYQVGDFPAFKRWCEWNGKYRDDMREYLKGGLWCGKYAAKRLVGSPDIYDPNIRGKDASINFITCHDGFTLYDLYSYNEKHNEANGWGNTDGGNDNRSWNCGAEGVTSDPEVLHLRKRMIKNACATLLTSRGTPMFLAGDEFCNTQFGNNNPYCQDNEISWLDWGLLKKNQDIYQFFRYMIHFRKKHPAIHGLCQPATCGLMDVSLHGVRPFEGDFGEDAKVIAAMFAGFDSKRKKDDIVYILINAYWEAMTVTLPTLPGDMKWSIAANTGEEGVGYHEEPVPLTQDEVLAGERSVMVLVGGHYE, from the coding sequence ATGAACAGCGAACAGGATAAGACGATGGAACTATTGACGGCCACCACGCCCCTGGACATGGAGATACAGCATATGGAACCCCTGGACCGGGTCAATGGATTTGATGTAAGGCCAGGCTTCTATATGTTTGACGGAGCAACCCCGATTCCTAAGGGAGTCTGCTTTACGGTGCAGTCCCAGGGGGCAGCTTCCTGCGAGCTGCTCCTCTATCACAGGAAGGAGTCCGAGCCTTATGCGGTGATTCCATTTCCGGACAATTATAAGATTGGAAATGTCTATTCCATGGTGGTATTCGGCCTGAATGTGGAGGAATTCGAATATGCATACCGGCTGGATGGGCCTTATAATCCAAAGGAGGGCCTCCTCTTTGACAAGAAGAATATTCTTCTGGATCCTTACGCCAAGGCAGTGACCGGACAGAGTACCTGGGGACGGAAGGTCAGCGATGACGGATACCGGGCCCGGGTGGTGAGGAACAATTTCTACTGGGGCACGGAAGTATGGCCCAAGATTCCAATGGAAGAATTGGTCATCTACGAGATGCATGTCCGGGGATTTACCATGATGGATCCCGGGGTCAGCGCGCCTGGAACCTTTGAGGGAATCCGACAGAAGATCCCTTATCTGAAGGACCTGGGGGTCAATGCCATCGAGCTGATGCCCATCTTCGAATTTGACGAGCTGAGCGACCGGAGGGTAGTGGATGGAAGAGAACTTCTGAACTACTGGGGCTATAATTCCGTCAGCTTCTTCGCGCCCAACACCAGCTATGCATCTGCGGTAGAGTATAACCGGGAGGGGACGGAACTGAAGCAGCTGGTAAAATCCCTGCATGAGAACGGAATCGAGGTTATCCTGGACGTGGTATTCAATCATACGGCAGAAGGGAACGAGAACGGGCCTTTCATATCTTTTAAAGGCTTTGACAATAATATTTATTACCTCCTGACTCCCGATGGCTATTATTATAATTTCAGCGGCTGCGGCAATACCATGAATTGCAATCATCCGGTGGTACAGAGGATGATCATCGACTGTCTCAGGTACTGGGTCACCACGTACCGGATTGACGGATTCCGGTTCGACCTTGCGTCTATTCTTGGACGCAACGAAGACGGCACGCCGATGAGGAAGCCTCCGCTTCTACAGGCGCTGGCCCAGGATGCGATTCTTGCTGATACGAAGCTGATCGCCGAAGCGTGGGACGCCGGGGGATTATACCAGGTGGGAGACTTCCCTGCATTTAAGCGGTGGTGCGAGTGGAACGGCAAGTACCGGGATGATATGAGGGAATATCTGAAGGGAGGCCTATGGTGCGGCAAGTATGCGGCCAAGCGCCTGGTCGGGTCGCCGGATATCTACGATCCAAATATCCGGGGAAAGGATGCCTCCATCAATTTTATCACCTGCCATGACGGATTCACGCTGTATGACCTGTACTCGTATAACGAGAAGCACAACGAGGCTAACGGCTGGGGCAATACGGATGGCGGCAACGATAACCGCAGCTGGAACTGCGGAGCGGAGGGCGTAACCAGCGATCCAGAGGTTCTTCATCTAAGAAAGCGGATGATCAAGAATGCATGCGCGACGCTCCTTACAAGCAGAGGGACGCCTATGTTCCTTGCGGGAGACGAATTTTGCAATACCCAGTTTGGCAACAACAATCCGTATTGCCAGGATAATGAGATCTCGTGGCTTGACTGGGGGCTGCTTAAGAAGAACCAGGATATCTACCAGTTCTTCCGGTATATGATCCATTTCCGCAAGAAGCACCCTGCCATCCACGGCCTGTGCCAGCCGGCGACCTGCGGCCTTATGGATGTGAGCCTTCATGGGGTACGGCCTTTTGAGGGGGACTTTGGGGAGGACGCCAAGGTCATAGCGGCAATGTTTGCGGGATTTGACAGCAAAAGAAAGAAAGACGACATCGTCTATATTCTGATCAATGCCTACTGGGAGGCCATGACGGTCACGCTCCCCACCCTGCCGGGAGATATGAAGTGGAGCATTGCGGCGAATACCGGCGAGGAAGGCGTGGGGTACCACGAGGAACCAGTGCCTTTGACGCAGGATGAGGTTCTTGCCGGGGAGAGGTCTGTGATGGTGTTGGTAGGAGGGCATTATGAATGA
- a CDS encoding MerR family transcriptional regulator — translation MKNLNARPIRLTTAQFAQLHGINKRTLHYYDAIGLFSPIYKGDNNYRYYDYSQSIELEYILMLKELHMSLEEIKEYMDQPDTCRFYRIADSKLEEIDQEIRRLKKTKDILKRQKQQLDLCRSITHQELRIGKCPDAWLATIPYAFADDDAVKALRHLRNSFDTAQCRMGFGSYITVENIREGNFEEYGGLFVPVEKKKQKPGLLLRPEGTYLYGYSIGDWSALPSLYKKMLAYASENHLILTGNAYETGLNEIAISSIEEYVTQVMIRILPADS, via the coding sequence ATGAAAAATTTGAATGCCAGGCCTATCCGGCTCACCACCGCCCAGTTCGCGCAGCTGCATGGAATCAATAAGCGGACGCTGCATTATTACGATGCCATCGGACTGTTCTCTCCCATTTATAAAGGCGATAACAACTACCGGTATTATGACTATTCCCAGAGTATAGAGTTGGAATATATTCTCATGCTGAAGGAACTTCACATGAGCCTTGAGGAGATCAAGGAATATATGGACCAGCCGGATACGTGCCGCTTCTATCGCATCGCCGACAGCAAGCTGGAAGAGATCGACCAGGAGATCCGACGCCTGAAAAAGACAAAGGATATCCTTAAGCGCCAGAAGCAGCAGCTGGACTTATGCCGCAGCATAACGCACCAGGAACTTCGGATTGGCAAATGTCCGGATGCCTGGCTTGCGACCATCCCCTATGCCTTCGCAGACGATGATGCCGTCAAAGCCCTGCGCCATCTGAGGAACTCCTTCGACACAGCACAGTGCCGGATGGGATTTGGAAGTTATATTACGGTTGAAAATATAAGAGAAGGGAATTTTGAAGAATATGGAGGCCTGTTCGTCCCCGTAGAAAAGAAGAAACAAAAGCCCGGCCTCCTATTGCGCCCGGAAGGCACCTACCTCTATGGCTATTCCATAGGAGACTGGAGCGCTCTTCCTTCTCTTTATAAGAAAATGCTTGCTTATGCCAGCGAGAACCATCTGATCCTGACCGGCAATGCCTATGAGACCGGATTGAATGAGATTGCCATCTCTTCCATAGAAGAATACGTCACCCAGGTTATGATTCGGATCCTGCCTGCAGATTCCTAA
- a CDS encoding ABC transporter permease — translation MLHLLKYRFIQTVRDYPIMFWALAFPLILGTFFYFSFGSAGLDGTGDYEWDPIKVAIIEEDLSSKNAESFQAFLEELEPDTLDIQDISSESDAIKALKEETILGIYYVDDTPSLSVGKNGINESILSSLLKNYNQNAAMIQKIAMTHPEKMGAAIEAMKDYHPETRNESLGGKTLDPNVQYFFALIAYACLSGAFLGVRSSLDSQANLSALGARRSITPTHKFKLILIDMTVLFIIHFINILVLNLYLIKVLGISLGDNIGALLVVDFMGSMIGVSLGIAFGCLSKLSTDMKLGLTVAITLIPGFLAGLMFGNMKNIIELHCPIINRLNPAAVLSDAFYCMSVYNDAHRFARSIGILAVMSALFLFIAYLGIRRERYDSI, via the coding sequence ATGCTACACTTACTGAAATACCGATTCATACAGACTGTAAGAGACTATCCCATTATGTTCTGGGCGCTGGCCTTTCCTTTGATCCTTGGAACCTTCTTCTACTTCTCTTTCGGCAGCGCCGGCCTTGATGGAACCGGAGACTACGAGTGGGATCCTATCAAGGTGGCCATCATCGAGGAAGACTTAAGTTCCAAGAATGCCGAATCTTTCCAGGCATTCCTTGAGGAACTGGAGCCCGACACGCTGGACATCCAGGATATTTCTTCCGAATCTGACGCAATCAAAGCCTTGAAAGAAGAGACCATTCTTGGAATCTACTACGTAGACGATACCCCTTCTCTCTCCGTAGGGAAAAACGGGATCAATGAAAGCATCCTGTCTTCCCTTCTGAAAAATTATAATCAGAACGCGGCCATGATCCAGAAGATCGCAATGACTCATCCTGAAAAGATGGGCGCGGCTATCGAGGCAATGAAGGATTATCATCCGGAGACCAGGAACGAATCCCTGGGCGGAAAAACGCTGGACCCTAATGTACAGTATTTCTTCGCATTGATTGCCTATGCGTGCCTCTCCGGAGCGTTTCTGGGCGTCCGCTCCAGCCTTGACAGCCAGGCCAACCTGTCTGCGCTTGGCGCCAGGCGCAGCATAACCCCTACCCATAAGTTCAAGCTGATCCTGATAGACATGACGGTGCTGTTCATCATCCATTTCATCAACATTCTGGTTCTCAACCTGTATCTTATAAAAGTTCTGGGAATCAGCCTTGGAGATAACATCGGCGCGCTTCTGGTCGTGGACTTCATGGGAAGCATGATCGGCGTAAGTTTAGGAATTGCCTTCGGGTGCCTCAGCAAGCTGTCTACGGATATGAAACTGGGACTTACGGTCGCCATCACCTTGATTCCGGGATTCCTGGCTGGACTGATGTTCGGCAATATGAAGAATATCATCGAGCTTCACTGCCCGATCATCAACCGGCTGAATCCGGCCGCCGTATTAAGCGATGCCTTTTACTGCATGAGCGTGTATAATGACGCGCATCGCTTTGCAAGAAGCATCGGCATTCTTGCAGTCATGAGCGCGCTATTTCTATTCATCGCATACCTGGGCATAAGGAGGGAACGATATGACAGTATTTAA
- a CDS encoding DUF3592 domain-containing protein produces the protein MNDLNVIIVVFLSLLLGIICLAATANGWAYSRKAGYIVAAGFLIFGAVFGFACVMKADLLLVFVIAVPFGGFQIAMGLSMLADCLIYRKRGEGQFIKAAYSGMERSTEYYRIVVRFMADGKVMERASEDHYTESYIKKHMRETDACTIWQNPKNPEMFRIRRFEGLVPGILVSFLGFIFFSIPFELLLERI, from the coding sequence ATGAATGATCTGAATGTGATTATCGTTGTTTTCCTTAGCCTGTTATTGGGCATTATCTGCCTGGCCGCTACGGCAAACGGCTGGGCATATAGCCGCAAGGCGGGATATATCGTGGCGGCCGGGTTTTTGATCTTTGGAGCGGTGTTTGGATTTGCCTGCGTTATGAAGGCAGATCTTCTTCTGGTGTTTGTGATCGCGGTTCCTTTCGGAGGGTTCCAGATTGCGATGGGGCTGTCCATGCTGGCCGACTGCTTGATCTATAGAAAGCGGGGCGAAGGACAGTTTATAAAGGCAGCTTATTCAGGCATGGAGCGAAGCACGGAATACTACAGAATCGTGGTACGTTTTATGGCGGACGGGAAGGTGATGGAGAGAGCATCCGAAGATCATTATACGGAGAGTTATATCAAAAAGCATATGAGAGAGACGGACGCCTGCACCATATGGCAGAATCCCAAGAACCCCGAAATGTTTCGGATCCGGCGCTTTGAAGGACTGGTGCCAGGCATTCTGGTGTCATTCTTAGGTTTTATATTCTTTAGCATCCCATTTGAACTTCTGCTGGAAAGAATTTAG
- the dnaJ gene encoding molecular chaperone DnaJ, with product MAESKRDYYEVLGVSRDADDATLKKAYRQVAKKYHPDMNPGDAEAEKKFKEASEAYAVLSDPEKRRQYDQFGHAAFEGGAGGAGGFGGFDFGGADFSDIFGDIFGDLFGGGSRRGRAGQGPMKGMNIRKSVRITFEEAVFGCEKEIEVILKDPCPKCSGTGAKPGTSPETCPKCGGKGQVVYTQQSFFGTVQNVQTCPDCHGTGKIIREKCQDCSGTGYVSNKKKIAVTIPAGIDNGQSVRIRDKGEPGVNGGPRGDLLVEVNVSRHPIFQRQDMHIFSTVPISFAQAAIGADIRIKTVDGEVLYNVKPGTKTDTKVRLKGKGVPSLRNSQVRGDHYVTLVIQTPEHLSQEAKEALRRFDELTGNTLGTASESDSEPKSGKKKKGFMDKVKEAFDD from the coding sequence ATGGCAGAATCAAAGAGAGATTACTATGAAGTGCTTGGCGTCAGCAGAGATGCCGACGACGCTACATTAAAAAAAGCATACAGACAGGTTGCCAAGAAATACCATCCTGATATGAATCCCGGAGACGCTGAAGCAGAGAAGAAGTTCAAAGAAGCGTCCGAAGCCTATGCAGTCTTGAGTGACCCGGAGAAACGGCGCCAGTATGACCAGTTTGGCCATGCTGCCTTTGAAGGAGGCGCTGGAGGCGCCGGCGGATTCGGCGGATTTGATTTTGGCGGGGCAGACTTCAGCGATATATTCGGCGACATATTCGGCGACCTGTTCGGCGGTGGCAGCCGCAGGGGCCGTGCAGGCCAGGGTCCTATGAAGGGCATGAATATCCGCAAGAGCGTAAGGATTACCTTTGAAGAGGCAGTATTCGGCTGTGAGAAAGAGATCGAGGTCATCTTAAAAGATCCATGCCCGAAGTGCAGCGGCACAGGCGCGAAGCCGGGAACATCCCCGGAGACCTGTCCGAAATGCGGCGGCAAAGGCCAGGTAGTATATACGCAGCAGTCCTTCTTTGGAACTGTGCAGAATGTTCAGACCTGTCCGGACTGTCACGGAACCGGCAAGATCATTCGGGAAAAATGCCAGGATTGCAGTGGAACAGGATATGTATCCAATAAGAAGAAGATTGCGGTTACGATACCGGCAGGCATTGACAACGGTCAGAGCGTGCGTATCCGCGATAAAGGAGAGCCGGGCGTAAACGGCGGCCCGAGAGGAGATCTGCTGGTAGAGGTTAATGTATCCAGGCATCCCATATTCCAACGCCAGGATATGCATATCTTCTCCACTGTGCCGATCTCATTTGCCCAGGCGGCAATCGGCGCGGACATCCGGATCAAGACGGTAGACGGGGAAGTCCTGTATAATGTGAAGCCAGGCACGAAGACGGATACGAAAGTGCGGCTGAAAGGAAAAGGGGTTCCATCCCTTCGCAATTCCCAGGTACGGGGCGATCACTATGTGACTTTGGTAATCCAGACTCCGGAGCATCTAAGCCAGGAGGCGAAAGAAGCGCTTCGAAGATTCGACGAGTTGACCGGCAATACGCTGGGAACAGCGTCTGAGAGCGATTCCGAGCCCAAGAGCGGCAAGAAGAAAAAAGGATTTATGGATAAAGTAAAGGAAGCCTTTGATGATTAA
- a CDS encoding response regulator has protein sequence MNIVIVDDDVLVSSALKTILESSEEIRVSGMGQDGSEALELYREHKPDVLLMDIRMKNISGLTASQEILKAYPEAKILLLTTFSDDEYIVKALKYGVKGYLLKQDYNSILPALQAVKTGQTVFGTEIIAKIPDLLQEKKTFDWEAHEISEKELEVISLVAEGLSNKEIAKRLFLSEGTVRNYISSILDKLELRDRTQLAVYYLNTTR, from the coding sequence TTGAATATTGTAATTGTAGACGATGACGTGCTGGTTTCCAGCGCGTTGAAGACCATACTGGAGTCGAGTGAAGAGATCCGGGTATCTGGCATGGGGCAGGATGGGAGCGAGGCGTTAGAATTATACCGGGAGCACAAGCCGGATGTACTTCTGATGGATATCCGCATGAAGAATATAAGCGGGCTGACTGCTTCCCAGGAGATACTAAAGGCGTATCCCGAGGCGAAGATCCTGCTTCTTACCACCTTTTCCGACGATGAATATATTGTAAAGGCGTTGAAATATGGCGTGAAGGGCTATCTGCTGAAGCAGGATTACAACAGCATCCTGCCGGCACTGCAGGCGGTAAAAACAGGGCAGACGGTATTTGGGACGGAGATTATCGCCAAGATACCGGACCTTCTGCAGGAGAAGAAGACGTTTGACTGGGAGGCGCATGAGATCAGCGAAAAGGAACTGGAAGTAATCTCCCTGGTGGCGGAGGGCCTGAGCAATAAAGAGATTGCGAAGCGCCTGTTCTTAAGCGAGGGTACGGTGCGCAATTATATCAGCAGCATACTGGACAAATTAGAACTAAGAGACCGCACGCAATTGGCGGTCTATTATCTGAATACTACGCGGTAG
- a CDS encoding ABC transporter ATP-binding protein produces the protein MIHIENLVKRYGDLVALDHLSLNIQEGEIFGLLGPNGSGKTTAINCLLALLKYDKGTITIFGKPMRPNSYDIKKDIGVVMQNVAVFEQMTVRENIDYFCGLYVKDKEKRRSLVEEAIAFTGLEDFEKMRPKKLSGGLLRRLNIACGIVHKPKLIILDEPTVAVDPQSRNKILEGIMELNRQGSTIIYTSHYMEEVEQICSRIAIIDHGKVLATGTTEELKRMIKTGETITIEAITLTDLELAEIRQLPHVFDLSYEEQMLTIRLSSAKHNLVRVLDYLKDNDVSFGRVFSELPTLNDVFLEITGKELRD, from the coding sequence ATGATCCACATTGAAAATCTGGTAAAAAGATATGGAGACCTGGTGGCGCTTGACCACTTAAGCCTTAATATACAAGAGGGAGAGATCTTCGGCCTGCTGGGCCCCAACGGGTCCGGCAAGACAACAGCCATCAACTGTCTGCTCGCGCTGTTAAAATATGACAAGGGTACCATCACCATATTTGGGAAGCCCATGCGTCCCAACAGTTATGACATCAAAAAAGACATCGGGGTGGTCATGCAGAACGTGGCAGTCTTTGAACAGATGACCGTCCGGGAGAACATCGACTACTTCTGCGGCCTGTACGTCAAAGACAAGGAAAAGCGAAGAAGCCTGGTGGAGGAAGCCATCGCGTTTACCGGCCTGGAAGACTTCGAGAAAATGAGGCCCAAAAAACTATCCGGCGGGCTCCTTCGCAGGCTGAATATTGCCTGCGGCATCGTGCACAAGCCTAAGCTTATCATCCTGGATGAGCCTACCGTAGCCGTAGATCCCCAGAGCAGGAACAAGATCCTGGAAGGCATTATGGAACTGAACCGCCAGGGTTCTACCATCATCTACACCTCCCACTACATGGAAGAAGTAGAGCAGATCTGCTCCCGCATCGCCATCATTGACCATGGAAAGGTCCTTGCCACCGGAACAACGGAGGAATTAAAGAGGATGATCAAGACCGGGGAGACCATCACCATCGAGGCCATCACGCTGACTGATCTGGAACTGGCCGAGATTCGCCAGCTGCCTCATGTATTCGATCTCTCTTACGAGGAGCAGATGCTGACGATACGCCTAAGCAGCGCCAAGCATAACCTGGTGCGCGTACTGGATTATCTGAAGGATAACGACGTCTCCTTCGGCCGGGTATTCTCCGAACTCCCCACCTTGAATGACGTATTCCTTGAAATCACCGGCAAAGAGTTAAGAGATTAG
- a CDS encoding sensor histidine kinase — MKRTIDQTVLLIYCFTTVLLVPADTAFLVALLAAIIYGASNLYRDSRKWNLASAIVFLAISIAIPQLLLFTPLVLYSLLDYRQYILIAVLAVLYLISYGPKEPEITCLIALGCLVAMLIQYQTGKFEELEHKFRKTRDDGTELNLLLKEKNQNLLEKQDYEIYTATLRERNRIAREIHDNVGHMLSRSILMVGAMKAISREENLKEPLLQLEDTLNAAMSSVRRSVHDLHDESINMEEVLGELVGDFAFCKAQLEYDMGYDVPREIKYSFITIVKEALNNVMKHSNATQVNVLAREHPGLYQLVIEDNGSVSGPEEAKDGARGIGIQNMKERIEALDGTIQIRRERGFRIYITVPKKKEVGS, encoded by the coding sequence ATGAAGAGAACGATCGACCAGACAGTCTTGCTAATATATTGCTTTACCACCGTATTGCTGGTGCCAGCTGATACGGCATTTCTTGTGGCGCTTCTTGCGGCCATTATCTATGGGGCATCCAATCTCTACCGGGATTCCCGGAAGTGGAATCTTGCATCCGCCATCGTTTTTCTTGCGATATCAATCGCGATCCCGCAGCTTTTGCTTTTTACCCCGCTCGTCTTATATAGCCTGCTGGACTACCGACAGTATATTCTGATCGCTGTCCTGGCGGTGCTTTATCTGATCTCTTATGGCCCAAAGGAGCCGGAAATTACGTGCTTGATAGCGCTTGGCTGCCTGGTGGCGATGCTGATCCAGTATCAGACTGGAAAATTTGAAGAACTGGAGCATAAGTTCCGAAAGACCAGGGATGACGGCACAGAACTAAATCTTCTTCTGAAGGAGAAGAACCAGAATCTGCTGGAGAAGCAGGACTATGAGATCTATACAGCCACCTTGAGGGAGCGCAACCGGATCGCGCGGGAGATTCATGATAATGTGGGCCATATGCTGTCCCGGTCGATTCTTATGGTGGGAGCTATGAAGGCCATCAGCAGGGAAGAGAACCTAAAAGAGCCGCTGCTCCAGCTGGAGGATACCTTGAATGCCGCGATGAGCAGCGTGCGGCGAAGCGTCCACGACCTTCACGACGAATCCATCAACATGGAGGAGGTGCTGGGGGAACTGGTGGGCGACTTTGCCTTCTGCAAGGCCCAGCTGGAATATGATATGGGATACGATGTCCCAAGGGAGATCAAGTATAGTTTTATCACGATCGTAAAAGAAGCGCTTAACAATGTCATGAAGCACAGCAACGCCACTCAGGTGAATGTTCTTGCAAGAGAGCATCCGGGGCTGTATCAGCTGGTAATCGAGGATAACGGAAGCGTCAGCGGTCCGGAAGAAGCAAAGGATGGCGCCCGGGGAATCGGGATACAGAATATGAAGGAGCGGATCGAGGCGCTGGATGGGACCATACAGATCCGAAGGGAGCGGGGATTCCGCATCTACATCACGGTGCCTAAGAAAAAGGAGGTAGGGAGTTGA
- a CDS encoding GNAT family N-acetyltransferase gives MQEEIMLREMRDEDYEAIEEIISETWNYDQLTTPQAARKMAKAYLYGCLANQTYKQVAICDKTVAGVIMGKNIRHHRCPLKIRLNQIRAVAGLLLDREGRRVSSIFSAVNEIDGELLKESGKDYQGEVAFFAIRSKFRGRGLGKKMYCSLMDYFKAEGINEFFLYTDTTCNYPFYEHQKMHRRAQRTYAFQIEGQEVPMTFFLYDGLCREMGNN, from the coding sequence ATGCAGGAAGAGATCATGCTTAGAGAAATGAGGGACGAGGATTATGAAGCCATAGAGGAGATCATCAGCGAGACTTGGAATTATGACCAGCTGACGACCCCGCAGGCTGCCCGTAAGATGGCAAAGGCATACTTGTACGGATGCCTGGCCAACCAGACTTACAAGCAGGTAGCAATATGTGACAAAACGGTGGCGGGAGTGATCATGGGCAAGAACATCAGGCATCACAGGTGTCCGCTTAAAATCCGGCTGAATCAGATCAGGGCCGTGGCCGGGCTGCTGCTTGACCGGGAGGGTAGAAGAGTGTCTTCAATATTTTCCGCCGTAAATGAGATTGACGGGGAATTGCTGAAAGAAAGCGGGAAGGACTATCAAGGGGAGGTGGCGTTCTTTGCCATCCGTTCTAAGTTCCGGGGAAGAGGCCTTGGGAAAAAGATGTATTGCAGCCTGATGGACTACTTTAAGGCGGAGGGAATCAACGAGTTCTTCCTGTATACGGATACCACATGCAACTACCCCTTCTATGAGCATCAGAAGATGCATCGGCGCGCGCAGAGAACCTATGCTTTCCAGATAGAGGGACAGGAGGTGCCGATGACATTTTTCCTGTACGACGGGCTTTGCCGCGAGATGGGAAATAATTGA